From the genome of Desulfatiglans sp.:
TTCCAGGCCAGTCATAATTCATAAAGGCCTTCATTACATCCTTTGATACCCCTTTAATCTCCTTTCCTCTCGTCTTAACCATAATGTCTACAAAATGGTGAATGAGCAATGGTATGTCCGAGCGTCTATCACGAAGAGGGGGTATTTCTACAGGGATAACCCTTAATCTATAATAGAGATCTTCCCTGAACTGATTTTCAAGCACCAGTTTATCCAGATCCTTATTTGTGGCTGCAATTACCCTGATATCACATTTAATTGTTTTGGTGCCGCCAAGCCTTTCAAACTCCTGCTCCTGTAATATTCGAAGCAGCTTGACCTGCAGATGCGGGCTCATCTCACCGATTTCATCGAGGAAGATAGTTCCGCCGTTTGACATCTCAAACCTGCCTATGCGTGTCCTTATGGCATTTGTAAAGGCACCCTTTTCATGACCAAACAATTCACTTTCGAGCAGGTCTTCAGGGATTGCACCACAGTTAACAGGGATAAGAGGCTTGTCACGGCGCATGCTGTTATAATGAATGGCCTTGGCAACAAGCTCTTTTCCTGTGCCTGATTCGCCCAGTATAAGAACCGTGCTGTCAGTATCAGCCACCTTTTCTATAATTCTAAAGACCTTGTTCATCTCAGAGCTGTCGCCTATAAAGTTATCGAACTTGTACTTCTTTTTAAGCTGGTTCTTCAATGCGACATTTTCTCTCTTGATATCCCTGAATTCAAGGGCCCGGTTAATGACCATAATAACCTCTTCCATCTTTACCGGTTTTGCAAGATAGTCAAAGGCACCCGCCTTCATGGCCTCAACCGCAGTCCTTATGGTAGCATAACCTGTCAGGATAATACCTATTGTGTCAATAGAATGATCTACCAGGTATTTGAGTACCTCCATTCCATCAACCTTT
Proteins encoded in this window:
- a CDS encoding sigma-54-dependent Fis family transcriptional regulator; the encoded protein is MAKAKILVVDDESKIRESFSDILSLEDFDVDTAQNGEEAITLIEEDLYDVALIDLNMPKVDGMEVLKYLVDHSIDTIGIILTGYATIRTAVEAMKAGAFDYLAKPVKMEEVIMVINRALEFRDIKRENVALKNQLKKKYKFDNFIGDSSEMNKVFRIIEKVADTDSTVLILGESGTGKELVAKAIHYNSMRRDKPLIPVNCGAIPEDLLESELFGHEKGAFTNAIRTRIGRFEMSNGGTIFLDEIGEMSPHLQVKLLRILQEQEFERLGGTKTIKCDIRVIAATNKDLDKLVLENQFREDLYYRLRVIPVEIPPLRDRRSDIPLLIHHFVDIMVKTRGKEIKGVSKDVMKAFMNYDWPGNVRELENIIERMVILTDADELTVNDLPDKLLQKQKTEDVGPSMIPDDGFSLNNAINDYEKLLIIRALEKADWVKNRAAKLLNMNRTTLVEKIKKQGIEKPRSAAS